One stretch of Bacteroidota bacterium DNA includes these proteins:
- a CDS encoding Hpt domain-containing protein has translation MDNYKRINLEFLESFTEKNNAKMTKYINMFLALAPVSINTMKTQHECGDWNNLRTTAHSLKPQLAYMGIESLKEPILRIEEYAGESKNPEAIAMLIQLVEAGCNEAFEELRSVIEKIA, from the coding sequence ATGGATAATTATAAAAGAATTAATCTGGAATTCCTGGAAAGTTTTACTGAAAAAAATAATGCCAAAATGACGAAATATATTAATATGTTTCTCGCTTTGGCTCCTGTGAGTATTAATACCATGAAAACACAACATGAATGTGGCGACTGGAATAATCTCAGAACCACTGCCCATTCATTAAAACCACAATTGGCCTATATGGGTATCGAATCGTTGAAGGAGCCCATCCTGCGTATTGAGGAATATGCCGGTGAATCGAAGAATCCGGAGGCGATAGCCATGCTGATACAACTGGTGGAAGCGGGCTGTAATGAGGCTTTCGAGGAATTAAGAAGTGTAATTGAAAAAATAGCTTAA
- a CDS encoding response regulator → MRILLAEDNEFNQMVAVDTLESAIEGAQVTVAANGKIAVDMLKNNTFDIVLMDIQMPEMDGHEATKTIRSSSDPRINSMPIIAMTASVIKAEVDKCFESGMNEFVGKPFSVDELLEKMSKIIVRS, encoded by the coding sequence TTGCGCATTTTGTTGGCAGAGGATAATGAGTTTAATCAGATGGTAGCTGTTGACACATTAGAGAGTGCAATTGAAGGTGCACAAGTTACCGTAGCGGCGAATGGAAAAATTGCTGTGGATATGCTAAAGAATAATACCTTTGACATTGTGTTGATGGATATTCAAATGCCGGAAATGGATGGGCACGAAGCCACAAAAACAATTCGCAGCAGCAGCGACCCGCGTATAAATTCAATGCCAATAATTGCGATGACAGCAAGTGTAATCAAAGCAGAAGTAGATAAATGTTTTGAAAGCGGTATGAATGAATTTGTCGGCAAACCATTTTCTGTTGATGAGTTATTAGAAAAAATGAGTAAAATAATCGTAAGATCATAA
- a CDS encoding response regulator has translation MMEDHLRSKYPNFEIYKFSTGEECNDNMDKHPTIVVLDYHLDAVNKSARSGLETLIHLKKKYDHVDVIMISGQDKIDVAVECVREGAFDYVVKGPSAFVRTEQAFEKLFKHRQVIHELAKYKKLNRTLTWSIIGIIALAAIFWATGFIG, from the coding sequence ATGATGGAAGACCACCTCAGGTCGAAATATCCAAATTTTGAAATTTATAAATTCAGCACCGGTGAAGAGTGTAACGACAATATGGATAAACATCCAACTATTGTTGTGTTAGATTATCACTTAGATGCTGTAAATAAAAGTGCAAGAAGTGGTCTCGAAACATTAATTCATTTAAAAAAGAAATATGATCATGTTGATGTAATTATGATTTCCGGACAAGATAAAATTGATGTTGCTGTTGAGTGTGTTCGCGAAGGTGCTTTCGATTATGTAGTAAAAGGTCCTTCAGCATTTGTGCGCACCGAACAGGCTTTCGAAAAATTATTCAAACATCGTCAGGTAATTCACGAATTAGCAAAATACAAAAAATTAAACCGCACCCTAACCTGGAGCATCATCGGCATCATCGCCCTCGCCGCCATTTTCTGGGCCACCGGTTTCATCGGATAA
- a CDS encoding IS110 family transposase, which yields MEKRIRQSVGIDCSKDHLDCSFGIMHASFDEVILSNSKFTNNAAGLKKLLLWSKKLMNTDCEVVFLMEATGVYHERAALFLFESKNKVAVLLPNKVKAFAGTLKVKTVNDKECAKIIALFGLEKNVDPWSPPQEVFNQIRQLTRERDQLLLERTMKKNQLHAEKSGAWPNSGSIKRIEQVVKILNKQIKEIETEIKDLINANPFLKEKMKKLCSIKGVGMITAAIVVAETNGFNLIRNKSQLVSYAGLDVIEKQSGTSVRGKTRISKRGNKYLRKCLYFPAFTSINHYEPSKNLYTRIISKTGLKMKGAVAVQRKILVLIYVLWKKDQFFDPDYHKAKQEEPHQDAALHELA from the coding sequence ATGGAAAAAAGAATCAGACAAAGCGTCGGTATTGATTGTTCCAAGGATCACCTGGACTGTAGTTTTGGTATTATGCATGCTTCATTTGATGAAGTAATCCTTTCTAATTCAAAATTTACGAACAATGCTGCAGGACTAAAAAAATTATTATTGTGGAGCAAAAAACTAATGAATACGGATTGCGAGGTGGTGTTTTTAATGGAGGCTACAGGTGTTTATCATGAACGGGCTGCATTATTTTTATTTGAAAGTAAAAATAAAGTAGCTGTGTTATTGCCCAATAAAGTGAAAGCATTTGCCGGCACGCTTAAAGTAAAGACAGTGAATGATAAAGAATGTGCTAAAATCATTGCGTTGTTTGGACTGGAAAAGAATGTAGACCCATGGTCACCTCCTCAAGAAGTGTTTAACCAAATCCGCCAGTTGACGCGGGAACGCGACCAATTACTGCTTGAGCGAACAATGAAGAAAAACCAACTTCACGCTGAAAAAAGTGGTGCATGGCCAAACAGTGGTAGCATTAAAAGAATCGAACAGGTGGTGAAAATACTGAATAAGCAAATTAAAGAAATTGAAACAGAGATTAAGGATCTAATCAACGCTAACCCTTTTTTAAAAGAAAAAATGAAAAAGTTGTGCAGTATAAAAGGAGTTGGAATGATTACCGCAGCTATTGTTGTGGCAGAAACAAATGGATTTAATCTCATTAGAAATAAAAGTCAATTAGTCAGTTATGCAGGGCTAGATGTGATAGAGAAGCAATCAGGGACATCGGTGAGAGGTAAAACGCGAATATCAAAAAGAGGAAATAAATATTTACGAAAATGTTTATACTTCCCGGCCTTTACATCAATTAATCATTATGAACCATCAAAAAATTTATATACCAGAATAATATCTAAAACAGGATTAAAAATGAAAGGAGCAGTTGCAGTGCAACGTAAAATATTAGTGCTAATATATGTATTATGGAAAAAGGACCAGTTCTTTGATCCGGATTATCATAAAGCAAAGCAAGAAGAGCCACATCAAGATGCAGCTCTTCACGAACTAGCTTAA